GTCTCGGGGTTGTAGTAGCGGTGGACGTTGTAGTGGAGGCGGGTCTCGGGGTCGAAGTACTGGCCGGGGAAGCGCAGCGGCGTGTAGGTGGTGCTGTCGGACGGCCAGGTGGTCTGCCCCCAGAGGGTGGGAGTGGCGCGCCAGGCGATCGACTCGGCGGCCGGGTCGATCAGTTCGGTGGGCGTGCCGATCAGGTCGGTGACGATCGCGAAGAACCGCCGGTCCACCCGCTCCGCCGTGCTGATGGTCTCGGTCTGCGTGAGCGGACGGATACCGTGGTGCTCCCAGCTCAGGGTGTGCGGACCCGGGAGGTAGGGCGCGGAGGTGGTCTGCTCGGCGAGCACCGGGCCGTCCCAGGTGAAGTCCGTGCGCTCCCCGGCGCTGCCGGAGGTGGCGGTCCGCTCCTTGGCGATGCGGCGGCCGAACGGGTCGTAGCGGTACTGCCAGCGGCTGCCGTCCGGGGTGGTGACCTCGGTCAGCCGGTCCTCGGCGTCCCAGGTGTAGTGCCAGGCGTCGGGCTTGCGGGAGAGCCGGGTGACCCGGCGCACCGTGGTGCGACCTGCGGCGTCGTACTCGAAGGCCGTCCGGCCCGCGGTGGAGATCAGGGTGCCGGAGTAGGTCCGCTCACCGACGGCCGACCGGGTGGTGTCGGTCGCGGGCCACGACGCGCGGGTGACGTTGCCGGCCGGGTCGTAGGCGTAGCTCTCCTCCCACTCCGTTCCCCGGACGGCCGTGACCCTCCCGACCGGGTCGAGGTCGAAGGCACGGGGCCCGCCCCACAGATCCTCGACCGTCACGAGCGAGCTGTCGGCGCGGTAGCCGTAACCGCGTTGCTGCAGGGTGCGGTCGGCCGTACGGGCCGACTGCCCGGTCATCCGGTGCCTGGAGTCCCACTCGCTGGTCAGCACGAGCCGCCGGTCGAAGGTCCGGTGGGTCTCACGGCCGGCCGGGTCGTAGCCGAACGTGATGCTTCCGTCCGGGGTGTCCAGCGCCGTCGCGCGGCCTGCGCCGTCGTACGTCCAGGTTCCGGAGCGGCCGGTGGGGGTGGTGCGGCCCGTACGGCGGCCGAGGACGTCGCGGGTGATGCGCAGGGTGCGCCCGTTGACCGTCTCCTCCATGAGGTTGCCGAGGGCGTCGACCGTGCGGACGACCGTCGCGTCGGTGTTCTCCGCCCGCACCAGGTGGCCCGATCCGTTGTACGCGTAGGCCGTCTCCCGGCCACCGGCGTTCTTCCGGACCAGGTGGCCGGTCAGGTCGTAGGAGTACGCGGTGACCGTGCCGAGCGAATCGGTCACCGCGGTGACCTGCCCCACGGCGTCCAGCCGGTATGTCAGGGTGCGGCCCTGGTAGTCGCGTTCGCCGGTCAACCGCCCCGCGGCGTCGTAGTCGTAGTGCCAGGTCCGGCCGAGCCCGTCGGTGACCGCGATCAGCCGCATGTCGGCGTCGTGAGTGAAGGCGACGCGGGCACCGTCGGGAGTGGTGCGGGCGGCGAGCGTCTCGAAGTGGGTGTACTCGAACGCGGTGGTCAGGCCGAGTTGGTCGGTGTGGGTCAGCGCGTTGCCCTCGCCGTCGTACGTCCAGCGCTCGGTGCTGCCGTCCGGGCGGGTCCGCTCGGCCAGGTCGCCCTCGACCGTCCAGCGCGACCGGACGGTGCCGCCGAGCGGGTCGGTGATCGCCACGACCCGGCCGAAGGCGTCCCGGTCGTAGCGGATCACCGCGCCGGTGGGGTCCGTGACCTCGACGGGGAGACCGGCGGGGTCGCAGCGCACTCGGGTGGTGTGGCCCAGGGCGTCGGTCGTGCCGGCGAGGTGACCGAGCCCGTCGTAGGCGTACGTGGTGGTGGCGCCGAGCGGGCTGGTCAGGGCGGTGCGCAGGCCGTTCTCGTCGTACGCCTGGTACCAGGTGGCGCCGCCGGGTTCGGTGATCGTGACCGGAAGGCCGAGGAGGTCGGCGTACTGCGCGGTGGAACGCCCGCCGTCGGGGCGGGTGACGGCGGTGAGGTCGCCGGCGCCGTCGTACTCGTAGCGGGTGGTGCGGCCGAGCGGGTCGGTCTCGGCGAGGAGGCGGTCGTGGTCGTCGCGTTCGTACCGGGTGGTGTGGCCGAGGGGGTCGGTGACGGCGGTGATCTGGGCGTGGTCGTTGACGGTGTAGGTGGTGGTGTGGCCGAGGGCGTTGGTCTCGGTGTGGGTGCGCAGGCCGGTGGCGGGGTCGGGGTCGCCGTAGGTGAAGGTGAAGCGCAGGGCGCCGGTGGTGCCGCCTTCGTCGACCACGCGGTCCAGGCTGTCGTACCGGTAGACGTACTGGGAGCCGTTGCGGTCGGTCCAGGAGGTGAGGCGGCCGGTGGCGTCGTTGGTGAAGCGCATCGGCTTGCCGCTGGAGTTGTAGGCCGCGGCGAGGTGGCCGTCGGTGTAGCTGTAGCGGGTCAGCAGGGCGTCGCCGCCGTTGTCCCCGGCGCCCGCGAGGCGCAGGGCGGTGATGCGGTCGTTGTCGACGGTGACCAGGAGCCGGTAGCCACCGGAGTGGGTGATCGAGAGCGGGACGCCGTCGGGGTCGTAGGCGAGGGCGTAGTGGCGGCCGTGGCGGTCGCGGACCTCGGTCAGCAGGGCCTCGTCGCCGTCGGGGGTGGGGGTGAAGGTCTTGACCAGGCCGGTGGCGGGGTCGGTGACGGTGAAGCGGCCGTGGACGAGGCCGAGTTCGTGGCGGGAGCCGGCCGAGGCGTGCACCGGGTCGCCGGGCCCGGGGTGCGGGTACGCCTGGGTGATCCGGTCGGGGCGGACGTGGACGACGCCGTGCTCGTCGATCTCCAGCCGCTCGTCGAAGGTGCAGATCCACCTCGGGCCCATCCAGCGGCCGGTCCGCAGGCCGGAGTCGAAGCCGCGGGTGAACCGCAGCGGCAGCGAGCCGGGCAGACTCGCGTCGACCTGGTCGATGTACATCCGCCCGGTGGCCATGTCGACGGGCTCGCCGCCACCGCACCGGGTGTCCAGCGGGCGGCCCTCGGTACGCGGGCTCCTGACCTGCTCGCGCCCCCGGCCCCCGGGGTGCGAGGTGCCGTCCTTTCCGCGCCGTCCACCGCCGGAGCGCGGGTGCGGCAGGCCGTCCTTGCCCTCGCCCTTGAGGATCTTCTCCAGGTCCTTGACGTGCTTCTCCTCCACGTCCCGGACGTTCTTGGCGACCTTCTTCAGGTTGTCGCCGGCCTTCCGGTAGAAGCCCTTCAAGGCCTTCCCGGCGTCCTCGGCCAGCGTCTTGCCGAGCTTCTGGGCGCCGTGCTCCAGCGCCTTGACGATCTGGTTGCTCATCCGGAGCCCACCGCCGCCCGGTACGAGGACCCCGCGCCCTGCGCGGACCCCCTCGCGTGCGGAGCGAACTCACCCACCTCGCCCGCGTGTACCGTCGGCCGGTCGATCCCGATCACCGACAGGAACGACACCACCTCGCCCGGCAGCTCGATCGCCACGCCAAGACCTCCCCCGAAGACGCCCGCACATCCGTGCGACCGTAGCCACGGCCGCACACCGGGAAGGAGGGACTTTCCGAAACCTTGACCATGGAGGCGCGCGGGCCGACGGCGCACGGCCGTGCGTACGCCGTCCCGAGGGTCAGTGGACTCCCCGGGAGTCGTCCTGCGCTTCGAGGAAGTAGGCGATCCGCTCGGTGTCCGTCCGGACGCCCAGGAGCGCGGAGACCGTCGCGAGCCGGCTCTCCGGGAGCGGGAAGGACGACCCGACCAGGTCGGGGTGCGGTCCGACCAGCCGGGCCGCGTCGTCCTCGGTGAAGCTCGCGGGCAACTCCCACTCCACCACCAGCGAGTCGCTGCTCCGGTCGAATCCGAGTACCGCCCAGGTCATTTCACGCCCTTCCGTCCTGGGCCGGGGCCCCTGAGCCGCCGGCCTCGCGGGAGAAGGACTCCAGCGCCTGGCCGGCGTCCCGGTGCTCGGCGGGTGTCCTGCCGGGTCTCCGGGCGCCGTGTTCGGGGGCTCCGACGATCCGGTCGCCCACGCGAAGCTCACTCGAAGCTCACTCCCGCGATCTTCGACTGGAAGACCTGGGCGTGGCCGGCGACGGTCTCGGCGTGGTCGTGCATCGTGCGGGCGTGTTCGTCCAGGGCGTCGGGGTCGATGCGGAAGCCGGTGCCGCCCGCGCCGGCGGCGGAGACGCCGAGCGCGCCTTCGGCGGCCTGGAAGACCATGCCCTGGACGGCGTTGGCGACGGTGTCCACCAGCGGGTTGATGGCGGCTTCCACCACCTGGCCGATGACGTACTGCTCCAACTGTTGTTCCAGGTAGTTGATCAGGCGTTTGGCGGCCTCCTCGATCAGGAGGACCGCGGCTTCGGCCGCGCCGAGGGTGGCGATCGCGGCGGCCTGGTCGGCGACGAACGCGGCGGCCAGCGCGACCAGTTCGGCGATGGTCTCCACCTTCATCGCCACGATCACGTCCGCCGCCGCGTCCAGTGCCTGCGCCACCACGTGGCAGGCCCGGACGAGTTCGTTCAGGTGCTGGTCGGAGACGGCCGCCCACTTGGTGAGCAGCGCCTCGTAGGAGGCGCCCTCGTAGGCTTGGCCCAGTTGCTGGACGGTCGCCGTGGACTGCTGGTGCGAGGCGTCCACGTTCTCCGCGAACTCCCGTACGTGGCCCGCGAACTCGCGGACCTTGTCCTCGTTCACCGTCGGCCAGTTGATGCCGATGATCGAGAGGAAGTCCACCACCTCGCCGGGCAGTTCGATCGCCACGCCAAGCCCTCCCCCGAAGACGTCCGCACATCCGGGCGACCGTAACCACGGGTGGGCGGGCGGGAGGGGGATTTTGCGCAACGTTGACCGCGCGCACCGGGCCCGCGCGTACGGTGGTGCCGGCCGTCGGCGGTCCGGGGCGGCACGTTCCCAGCGGGCCCGCTCTTTGGGAGCATGGACCGGACCGGCCCCGGACCGCGGAGGTGCTGCGTGAACACCGGTGCACCGCCCACCGACGACACCCCCGGCGACGGCGTCGGTGACACCCCCGGCGACAGCGTCGCCGACGCCACCGGTGACCGCGTCGACGGGACCGTCCGGCCCGCGGGACGCGAACGGCGGCGGGCGGCCGACGCCGTCTGGCCGACCGGCTCGTACCTGGGCCTGCTGTCCGCGCCGTCGCGGCGGCTCCTGCTGCGGGCGGGGCGGGTGGCGTCCTACGCCCCCGGCGAGGTCATCCTCCGGGAGGGGGACAGGGCCTCCCACCTCCTCCTGATCGAGAAGGGGCTCGTCAAGGTCACGTCCACGACCCGGGAGGGGCACACCAGCCTGCTCGCCATCCGGGCCGCGGGCGACGTGGTCGGGGAGCTCGCCGCGATCGACGGCGCGCCCCGCTCCGCCACGGTGACCGCGGCCCGGGCGGTGCGGGCGCGCGCCATCCAGCACGGCGAGTTCGTGCGCCTCTTCCGCGAGCAGCCGCAGATCGCCCTCGCCCTGGTGGCGGCCGTGGCGGGCAAGCTGCGGGCGGCCACCAGGGCCCGGGTGGACACCGGGGGCTACCCGCTCCAGGTGCGCATGGCGCGGGCGCTGGTGGAACTCGCGGAGACCTACGGGGAGCCCGCGGGCACCGGGATCACCATCACCGTCCCGCTGAGCCAGGAGGACCTGGCCGCGCTGATCTCCTCGTCCACGGCGGGGGTGACGCGGTCGCTCCAGCACCTCAGGAAGAACGGGCTCATCGACACCAGCTACCGGCGGCTGACCGTCATGGACCTGGACGCGCTCAGCGAGCTGGCGGTGCTCTCCCGCCCGGCCGACGGGACGGCCACCGGGCTCCCGGCGGGGACGTAGCCGCGCTACGCCGGATCGACGACCGGCACCTGGACGTGCGCAGGTGGGAGCTGCGGGCTACCACCCCCGCGGCTCCACCCACGGTCGCACTGCGGCGGGCTCGGCAGGAGGACCCGGCGACAGCCTGATCAGGGTAGATGCCCGGGCCGGGCCAAGACCTGCTCAAAGTAGAGAGTCTGACGCCCTTTCCGCACTCCGTTCCGAGCCGCCCGAAGCCCTGGAGCCCGGAACCTCCGGCTCGTAGCGTGGACTCCACCGGCCGCCCGCAGGACGCGGCGCCCCCTACCAGGGCGTCCCGGGGCCGCCGGCACCCAGGGCTCGGCAGACACCCCTTCCGGGAGGCAGTTTGGACACCAACATCTGGATCGCGGCGGCCGGCGCGGCGGTCGCGCTGGCCGCCCTCGGCCTGGCGGGCTTCGCCGTCGCCAGGATGAGCAGGAGCGCCCCGCTCAAGGTGGCGGTCGTGATCACCGCGCTGGCCGGACTGATCGCCGCACTTCCGCCGCTGATCGCCGCGTTCGCCTCCTTCAAGGTCTAGCGGTGACCGGACAGGGGCGCCCGCCCTCCAGGGCCGGCCGCGGACGGGGGTGCCGGAAACAGCCGGCACCGCCCCGCGAGGCCGGCCGCGGCGGGGAGGCGGCGCCCCTGCTACCGGAACGGCTGCACACCGAACCGTTCCGCCTGCTGCGGGAGTTGGGCCTCCCGCCCGAGGACCTGCTGATCGCCGGGAGCGCCCCCCTGTACGTCCGGGGACTGCGCGACCGGATCGGCGACCTGGACGTGGTGGCGCGGGGCGAGGCGCTGCGGCGGGCCCTGCTGCTCGGCGAACCGGAACCGGCCCCGTTCGACGGTGCCGTCTCGGTCCGCCTGCTGGGAGGGCGGCTGGAGATCACCGACAGCTGGTTCACCGGCCTCCTCGGCGGCGTGGAGGAACTGTTCGACCGGGCGGAGGAGATCGGCGGCCTCCGCTTCCTGGGCCTCGCCGACACCGCCGTGTGGAAACGCTGGCTCGACCGCCCGAAGGACCGGCTGGACCTCCACGGCCTGGACCTCCACGGCCTGGACCTCCACCGCCCGGACCTCCACGGCCCGGACCTCCGCGGCCCGGACCCCCACCGGCCGACCGGTCCGGCCGGGCCGACCGACCCCGGCCCCCGCCGGTCCGGCCGGTTCCATCGGCCCCGACCGGGCTGCTCCGCCCCCGGCGCCGACGAGGACCGGGACGAGCGGGGCGGGCGCGACACCGGGTCCGGGCCCGGACCGGATCAGTGGGGTGCCTCGGTGGTGGTCCGAACCGGGCCCTAGGCTCGGTGGCGGAGCCCGAAGGACGGGACCGGAGCCATGGAGGGGTACGGATGAGCGGGGACGGCGGCAGTCCGGGTCAGCAGCACGGCGGCGGGCAGCCGTACGGGCCGGGGGCCCACGGGCCGGGTGCCCAGGGGCCGGGCGGCGGGCCGGGGTACTGGCCGGGGTACGGACAGCCGGGGGGCCGCCCCAACGGGGGCTGGGGGCAGAGCCCCTGGGGTGCCGTGCCGGTCGCGCCGAAGCCCGGGGTGCTGCCGCTGCGCCCGCTCGCGTTCGGGGAGATGTTCAGCGCCGTCTTCGACACCGTGCGGCGCTACACCGGCGCGCTCTACCTGCCGCTCGCGGCGGTCACCGGCGTCCTGGCGGTGCCGATGGTGGTGGTGTCGGTGCTGCTGGCGGGCCGGCTCGGCGACGCCTACAACGCCCTCCCGGACACCTCGCTGGGCGAAGAACCCACCGGCGACCAACTGTGGGCCCTGTGCTGGCCGCTGCTGGTGGTCTTCGGGCTGATCCTGCTGCTGGGGATCGCGCAGTACGTGATCGCCGGGCCGCTGGCCACGGTGGTGCTGCGGGCCGCGACCCTCGGCCGGCGGATGACGGCCGGTCAGGCCTGGAAGGAGGCCCGCCCCCGGCTCGGGGCGGCCGTCGCCTCGATGGCGCTGCTGTACGGCCCGCTGCTGGTGCTGAACGTCCTGCTGGTGGGCCTGGCGGTGGGGCTCGGCACCGCCACCGGCAGCGCGCCGCTGCTCCTGCTGCTGCTCCTGCTGAGCGCGGCCGTCGGGGTCGCCGGCGTCTACGCGGTGGTGCGGCTGGCCCCGCAGGTCCCGGTGCTGGTGCTGGAGGACGGCACCCCGAAGGGGGCGATCGGCCGGGCCTGGCAGCTCAACCGGGGCAACTGGTGGCGCAGCTTCGGCCTCACCGCGCTGGTCATCGCCATCGGCCGGGTCGCGGCCGGGGTGATCAGCTACCCGCTGACGATCGTCCTGTCGGTGCTGGTACCGCTCAGCTCCGTCGACTTCGAGGGCGAACCCGCCCGGCTCCAGTTCAGCCACGGCACGATGACCGCCGTGCTGGTGGGCTACTCGCTGCTGGTGCTGTTCGGCACGCTGGCGACCGGCCCGCTGGTCCCGCTGGTCAACGGCGTGCTCTACATCGACCGCCGAATCCGCAACGAGCGCCTGGACATCGCGCTCGCCGAGGCGGCCGGCGTCCACTTCGCCGAGGCGTACGGCTACCCGCAGTCGGCGCCGTCCCAGCCCGCGCCCGCCCAGCCCGCGCCATCCGCGCCCGTTCCGTCCCAGCCCGGGGCGCCCGCCGAGCCCGGGGCGGCGTCCGAGCCCGGGACGGCGTCCGAGCCGTCCGCCGGGGAGGGGCCGGCGGGGCGCTGAACCGCCCCGGTTCCGGGTTGCGGTTCAGTCACGGGCTGTCCGATTGGCCGTGGATTACGGCGATTGGTCGGCGGAACCGTGTTGTTGAGGGCCACACAGGTCTCACATAATTCGTGCACCGCGCAATGACGAACGCGTTCGGGCCGACCGGGGGGACGGCCCGCGCCGCTGCGCGGGCCGCCATGTGAACCCTGGGGGGAGACCCTTGTCCGTTCCCGAACCGTCCCCTGACCGGGACCTGACCCCGAATCCGGTGCCGGCCCCGACGGCCCCGCCCGGGCCGGAGCCCGAGCCCGCCGCGGAGCCCGCGCCCGCGCCCGCCGCTGAGGCCCAGGAGGCCCAGGCGGCCCCCGCCGGGCCCCCGCGCCGGCTGCCCCGGGCGGCCGGGGTGGTGCTGTCGGTGGCCGGGCTGCTCGCGGTGACCGCGGCCAGCGCGGCCGTCACCGTCGCGGTGGGCCGGCCCGACCGCTCCGGGCACGTCGCGGCCGTCGCGGCGTCCCCGTCGGCGGCCCCGAGCCCGTCGGCCACGCCGAGCCCGACCCCGACGCCGTCGGCCGCGCCGACCCCGTCGCCGACGGTGGCCCCGCGTCCGGCCAGCACCCTGCGGGGCAGCGTCTCGGGCGGCAAGCACAGCGGTGACCTGCGGTACTTCCTGCTGCCCGTGCCCGACGACGCGGACCCGTACGGCTCCCCGGACGGCGCGATGATGAGCATGGCGGACCTCCAGGCCC
This is a stretch of genomic DNA from Kitasatospora fiedleri. It encodes these proteins:
- a CDS encoding RHS repeat-associated core domain-containing protein — translated: MSNQIVKALEHGAQKLGKTLAEDAGKALKGFYRKAGDNLKKVAKNVRDVEEKHVKDLEKILKGEGKDGLPHPRSGGGRRGKDGTSHPGGRGREQVRSPRTEGRPLDTRCGGGEPVDMATGRMYIDQVDASLPGSLPLRFTRGFDSGLRTGRWMGPRWICTFDERLEIDEHGVVHVRPDRITQAYPHPGPGDPVHASAGSRHELGLVHGRFTVTDPATGLVKTFTPTPDGDEALLTEVRDRHGRHYALAYDPDGVPLSITHSGGYRLLVTVDNDRITALRLAGAGDNGGDALLTRYSYTDGHLAAAYNSSGKPMRFTNDATGRLTSWTDRNGSQYVYRYDSLDRVVDEGGTTGALRFTFTYGDPDPATGLRTHTETNALGHTTTYTVNDHAQITAVTDPLGHTTRYERDDHDRLLAETDPLGRTTRYEYDGAGDLTAVTRPDGGRSTAQYADLLGLPVTITEPGGATWYQAYDENGLRTALTSPLGATTTYAYDGLGHLAGTTDALGHTTRVRCDPAGLPVEVTDPTGAVIRYDRDAFGRVVAITDPLGGTVRSRWTVEGDLAERTRPDGSTERWTYDGEGNALTHTDQLGLTTAFEYTHFETLAARTTPDGARVAFTHDADMRLIAVTDGLGRTWHYDYDAAGRLTGERDYQGRTLTYRLDAVGQVTAVTDSLGTVTAYSYDLTGHLVRKNAGGRETAYAYNGSGHLVRAENTDATVVRTVDALGNLMEETVNGRTLRITRDVLGRRTGRTTPTGRSGTWTYDGAGRATALDTPDGSITFGYDPAGRETHRTFDRRLVLTSEWDSRHRMTGQSARTADRTLQQRGYGYRADSSLVTVEDLWGGPRAFDLDPVGRVTAVRGTEWEESYAYDPAGNVTRASWPATDTTRSAVGERTYSGTLISTAGRTAFEYDAAGRTTVRRVTRLSRKPDAWHYTWDAEDRLTEVTTPDGSRWQYRYDPFGRRIAKERTATSGSAGERTDFTWDGPVLAEQTTSAPYLPGPHTLSWEHHGIRPLTQTETISTAERVDRRFFAIVTDLIGTPTELIDPAAESIAWRATPTLWGQTTWPSDSTTYTPLRFPGQYFDPETRLHYNVHRYYNPETARYLTPDPLGLIPGPNPDAYVANPHTWCDPLGLSPHQGHQGPPRGEHSNPFDSREEAERAAFDLAGVPYGEEPIAEWKVVGDKRYRNMPGHVYSEDPTHWGNFRQFETENGSRVVVEHTHDPAGLHFHAGKPKYDDTRELVNFGWDNSPEGYTRMERYGKMNKPGGDHHFFYRRK
- a CDS encoding DUF7683 domain-containing protein; this translates as MTWAVLGFDRSSDSLVVEWELPASFTEDDAARLVGPHPDLVGSSFPLPESRLATVSALLGVRTDTERIAYFLEAQDDSRGVH
- a CDS encoding WXG100-like domain-containing protein; protein product: MAIELPGEVVDFLSIIGINWPTVNEDKVREFAGHVREFAENVDASHQQSTATVQQLGQAYEGASYEALLTKWAAVSDQHLNELVRACHVVAQALDAAADVIVAMKVETIAELVALAAAFVADQAAAIATLGAAEAAVLLIEEAAKRLINYLEQQLEQYVIGQVVEAAINPLVDTVANAVQGMVFQAAEGALGVSAAGAGGTGFRIDPDALDEHARTMHDHAETVAGHAQVFQSKIAGVSFE
- a CDS encoding Crp/Fnr family transcriptional regulator; this encodes MNTGAPPTDDTPGDGVGDTPGDSVADATGDRVDGTVRPAGRERRRAADAVWPTGSYLGLLSAPSRRLLLRAGRVASYAPGEVILREGDRASHLLLIEKGLVKVTSTTREGHTSLLAIRAAGDVVGELAAIDGAPRSATVTAARAVRARAIQHGEFVRLFREQPQIALALVAAVAGKLRAATRARVDTGGYPLQVRMARALVELAETYGEPAGTGITITVPLSQEDLAALISSSTAGVTRSLQHLRKNGLIDTSYRRLTVMDLDALSELAVLSRPADGTATGLPAGT